A region of the Anaerolineales bacterium genome:
GACGGCGGTCGCTCTTGAGGGCCCGTTCTGGATCCTTGAGAGCTACGCTGACCCCCAAGGCGGGACCCACAACGTCCTGCCGCGAACGCAGGTCACTGCGATCTTCGAAGAGGGGAAGATCTCTGGCAGTGACGGCTGCAACAGCTATTTCGGGGTGTATCAGTTGGACGGCTCAAAGCTGGCCATCCAGCCCCAGGGGTCGACCATGATGGCCTGCCCCGAGTTGGTCACGGCCCAGGCTGAGGCCTTCACCGCGGGTCTCGGCTCCACCTCGACGTTCACC
Encoded here:
- a CDS encoding META domain-containing protein, translating into MSKLARLSSLAAGGLLLAVGLAGCATVPGGGTTGGTAVALEGPFWILESYADPQGGTHNVLPRTQVTAIFEEGKISGSDGCNSYFGVYQLDGSKLAIQPQGSTMMACPELVTAQAEAFTAGLGSTSTFT